One genomic region from Quercus robur chromosome 4, dhQueRobu3.1, whole genome shotgun sequence encodes:
- the LOC126723610 gene encoding protein LATERAL ROOT PRIMORDIUM 1-like gives MLGLRDLVLIAPTPSMHQQQNQPINSDHHPNLPIPSSASLGVSLGIFPLLTATPCITPPSNHGVQDCGNNSNNPNYYWSLKRGQEQSCGKKDGLNNNTTENDDSEQMVENGMRVCKDCGNRAKKDCSHRRCRTCCKTRGYDCSTHVRSTWVPAARRRERKMLMVGGASTIGGGSSGSSSGVKRTRVVVPNFNVTSASHASTSNATTPRSIDIRSRHQDASFKKSLPGQVRAPAVFRCHRVTTISDGAAEFVYQATVSISGHVFRGYLYDQGFDEKNAFPSISQLHLVSSGSGRKRDASSSPIVAPSNTHPAPVS, from the exons ATGTTGGGTCTCCGAGACTTGGTTCTCATAGCTCCAACTCCATCCATGCACCAACAACAAAACCAACCCATTAACTCTGATCACCATCCCAACCTTCCTATACCTTCCTCAGCTTCACTTGGAGTTAGCCTCGGGATTTTCCCGCTCCTCACTGCCACTCCATGCATTACACCACCTTCTAATCATGGTGTCCAAGATTGTGGTAATAACTCAAATAACCCCAACTATTATTGGAGCCTAAAGAGAGGCCAAGAACAGAGTTGTGGCAAGAAAGATGGACTAAATAACAACACCACTGAAAATGATGATTCTGAGCAAATGGTGGAGAATGGTATGAGGGTGTGCAAGGACTGCGGGAATAGAGCCAAGAAGGATTGTAGTCATAGGAGGTGTAGGACTTGTTGTAAGACTCGTGGTTATGATTGTTCTACTCACGTGAGGAGCACGTGGGTGCCAGCAGCTAGAAGAAGGGAGAGGAAGATGTTAATGGTGGGTGGTGCTAGTACTATTGGTGGTGGTTCGTCTGGGTCTTCTTCTGGTGTTAAAAGGACAAGAGTTGTGGTGCCAAACTTTAATGTTACCAGTGCTTCTCATGCTTCTACTTCTAATGCTACCACTCCAAGGAGTATTGACATTCGCTCCAGACATCAAG ATGCAAGTTTTAAAAAGTCCTTACCAGGCCAAGTTCGTGCACCGGCGGTTTTTAGGTGTCACAGAGTCACTACCATCAGTGATGGTGCAGCTGAGTTTGTCTACCAGGCTACTGTGAGCATCAGTGGCCATGTATTCAGAGGGTATCTCTATGATCAAGGGTTTGATGAGAAAAATGCATTCCCAAGTATTTCACAACTGCATTTGGTAAGTAGTGGCAGTGGAAGGAAGAGGGACGCTTCTTCATCTCCAATTGTGGCTCCATCAAATACCCATCCGGCCCCTGTCAGCTGA